In Aphis gossypii isolate Hap1 unplaced genomic scaffold, ASM2018417v2 Contig00712, whole genome shotgun sequence, the genomic stretch TATGTACaagaatgaaatataacaaacaaataccATTTACGCGTACAATATTACTGCGAACTGAACAACACGGTAAGTCGCGATACGTAGTCACTGACGGAATGAAAATTGAGCATCTGATCAGCTGGTATTTATAGGCTCCGCTTTGTTCTAGAACATCCCCGAGTATACTCTAGCGAGACCATCGTGGAATATTCTAGAACATGGGTTTTTCCTATTGTACGCTGTCGACATCGTAAATAATTTGGGCGGCTCGTTGTGTATTGTTCACGTCGCCACATCACCCCCCTACCAGTGATGGAGTCAGCAGGAACTTATTTGAAGACGTTCGGGGAAATGGACTCTTCTACCGGAACGCGTTTTCCTGTCTTTTGTTTCTGGTGTCGGTTCTTCTGTTTTTGGTTCCTTATTTGCGATAGATTCGGGTGTGGCATGTTTCATGTTTCTGGAGCTAACCTCCTCGTGTATGTCATCAGCAATTATGTAGGCTGGTTTCAGTCTATCAATAGTCACTGTTATCTTTTTCCCTTTCACGTCAATGCAGAAGGTTTTCCGATAGCGACTTACAACTGGGTATGGGCCGTCGTACGGCATTTGTAGACAGTTTTTCGGTTCATCATGACGAATAAACACTTGTTTGGAGGTGGCGAGGtccttaaatatgaaatttttcttttctccGTGGCAGGTTCCATTTACCGGTTGTATCTGGCGAATCTGGTGTCGAAGATCCTTGATGAACTCTGCTGCGTTCTCAAACTTAGCGTCATCTGATCTTGTTGAGAGAAATTCACCAGGTAGACGAAGTGGTTCTCCGAATACAAGTTCTGCGGATGTGGACTTCAGATCCTCGCGCCAAGCTGCTCGTATGCCTAATAAGACTGTTGGGAGTATTTCAGTCCACCGTTTGTTCTGGTGACATTTGATAGCGGCCTTAAGCTGTCGATGGCTTCGTTCTACCATACCGTTTGCTGAAGGGTGGTAGGCCGTAGTCCTAAGGTGATTTGTACCAGTCAAATATCCTAGATACTTGAAAAGGTTTGATTCGAATTGTCTCCCTTGATCAGTCGTTATAATAAGAGGTGTACCAAATCTTGAAAtacaatgtgtataaaatgctCGGGCGACAGTCTCTGCTTCTTGGTTCTCCAAAGGTATCACTTCCGGCCATCGAGTAAATCTATCGATACACGTAAGGCAGTAGCGGAATCCTTCTGAATATGGCATAATGATGGGGTCTAAATGTACATGTTCGAATCTTTGTGATGGTTGAGGAAATGAACCAAGTGGTGCTGAAACATGACGTGTTATTTTAGCTCGTTGACACTCGATGCATGCTCGGGCCCATTGTTTACGGTCCTTGTTGATAGAAGGCCATACAAACCGTTGTGTTACCAATTTGGTAGTGGCTTTTATGCCTGGATGTGAAAGACGATGGACAGTATTAAAAGCAGCACGTCGAAAAGTTTTTGTAATGAAAGGTCGGGCGGTTGGTGTCATAGTGTCGCAAAACACAGGAACATCCATGCCGGGCATTTGAATTTGCTTAAGCTGTAGTCCAGTGTCACTCcgtaaatacgtttttaattcgTCGTCTTCTTGTTGAGATTTAGCCAGGGCAGTATAATCCAGTGTATCCGAAAGAACTTCCACTCGAGAGAGAGCGTCGGCCACGATGTTCTGTTTACCTGGCACATATCTTATGTCTGTAGTAAACTGTGAGATATAATCTAGGTGACGAAATTGGCGTGGTGAGCACTTTTCAAGTTTCTGCTGAAAGGCGAAAGTGATGGGTTTGTGGTCAgtgaaaatggtaaaattGCGAGTTTCTACCATGTGTCGAAAATGTTTGACAGCAAGATAGATAGCAAGGAGTTCACGATCGTAGGCTCCGTATTTAGATTCAGTTACTgaaagtttttttgaaaagaatgCGAGAGGCTGCCATCCCTTGTTGACGAATTGTTGGAGAGTCGCGCCCACTGCGGTGTCAGAAGCATCACTTACAATGGCCAATGGTGCATTGTCGCGAGGATGAGCAAGTAACGTGGCTGAGGCAAGTTTTTCTTTACAATTTTCGAAAGCAGCAGTAGCTTCAGGTGTCCAGTTGATAGGAGTTTTGCCTTTGAGATTGGGAACCAGTAAGACGTTCAATGGTGCTTGTGCTTCTGAAGCTCCAGGTATAAAACGTCGATAGAAGTTTATCATACCCAGGAACTGTCGTAACCCTTTTGCTGATGTCGGTTTCTTGTATTTCAAGATGTCGTCGATTCTGTCAGGTAAAGGACGTGTGCCATCTGTGGAAATAAGGTAACCTAGGAATTTGACTTCTTTTTGTCCGAAAACGCACTTGGAAGGGTTGATTACTAGAGAGTATTCACGTAACCGATTGAAAATGATCTGTAAGTGCTTGATATGTTCTTCTTCAGAAGTAGAAGCTACCAGTATATCATCGATATAACTGAAACAAAACTCAAGTCCACGGAGTACTTCGTCAATAAAACGTTGGAACGTCTGAGCTGCGTTTCTGAGTCCGAAAGACATAAAAGGAAACTCGAAAAGTCCAAATGGTGTTATTATGGCCGTTTTATTGATATCTTCCTCTGCTACAGGAATTTGATTATAGGCTCTTACCAGATCGATTGttgagaaaatgttttttccgTGAAGGAAGTGTGTGAAATCCTGGATGTGACGAACTGGGTAGCGGTCTGGGATAGTTCGAGTATTAAGTGCACGATAATCTCCACAGAGTCGCCATGCGTCCGTAGTGTTCTTTGAAACCAGGTGGAGTGGTGAAGACCAAGGGCTTTTAGAAGGTCGAGCTATACCCAAATTTAGCATAGTCTCAAACTCCTTTTTGGCTCCCTTGAGTTTGTCAGGGGCTAGACGCCTTGGTTTACACGCGACGGGAGATCCTGGTGTCGTCTGGATGTAATGTTTGGTGTTGTGTTTGATGTCCTTGATTACTCCAACAGGTCGGGTTATCTCAGGATACTCCTGTAATAAGTCATGGTACCTTGTTGTTCCGACAACTGTTTTGATGGATTGTATGTCGCATTTCGCAGCTTGACCCTGTACAGTGAGTTGCGTGAGACCGTCCAAGAGACGTTGATTACGTATATCTACCAGAAGattataatggtttaaaaaatccACACCAATGATAGGCTTGGATACATCCGCGACCACAAATCTCCAAGTGAAAACTCGACGAAGTCCGAAATCAAGAGCAAGTGTAATAGTTCCGTACGTAGCAATGGTCGTCCCGTTGGCTGCTGATAGGGAGTAGTCCGATTTATCTCGTTGACCTTGAACCACACTGCGTGGGTATACACATAAATCGGCTCCAGTGTCAATAAGAAATTGTATTCGTGAGACACGATCGGTTAGAAATAGGCGGCGTGGAAATGGCATTGGCTCACTGGCCGCCATCAGTGATTGCCTTTCTAGTTTTCCGACTTATATGTACATGGCTTTACACATTTCTGGGAGTTGGATCCAAAACGCCAGTGATACCAACAGATTCCATTGACACCGTGTGAATTACGACTTCGTGATCGAGATCTTGAACGATGGGCACTAGGATCGGGGCTTCGCCCACGTGCAGGACGGGTGTTGATCTCAGCGATTTCTTTTCTCAGCGCCGTGATTTCCTGATTAATCCCTAGCGCTAGCTGTGAAAGCTTAAGATTTAACGTAGCTTCCAGAGTATTACTCACAGTTGATTCCGCGATCTGAGGTAGCATAGGACCAGACGCGTCTGCAATATTATCTGCGTGTGCTGCGAGGTCCTCGAGTTTGCAGTCCTTGACGATCGCCAGCGCTACCTGAATACTTTTCGGTAGTCGGCCCATCCACAGCGTTTTTAACAGTGTTTCAGGAATGGAGGTGTCAGCTAGGCTTTGAAGATGGCGTAAAAATTGCGATGGTTTTCTATCACCCATTTCGACCCGTTCCAATAGTTGGCGAGTTTTTTCTTCTTGGGATGCGCTGAGACGTTTGACCAattcttgtttaatttttacgtaCCTGTTTTCCGATGGTGGTGCCATTATGATATCTTTCACTTCAACCGCATATTTGGGTGGTAATGCGCCGACAACATACCCAAATTTCGTACTGTCGATCTTGATACCTGCGCTGGCAAAACTTCCCTCGACCATGGCGAACCAAAGTTCGGGATCCGACGAAATGAACTCGGGAATTTTCACCGCGACTCTTGCTACTGACGATTCATTGTTTTCCATCACGTCGAGGTCACCAATTTGTGGtttatggtaataaataatcactcacaatttataaaatattaggcaCTATATTACTGTGATATGTATGTACaagaatgaaatataacaaacaaataccATTTACGCGTACAATATTACTGCGAACTGAACAACACGGTAAGTCGCGATACGTAGTCACTGACGGAATGAAAATTGAGCATCTGATCAGCTGGTATTTATAGGCTCCGCTTTGTTCTAGAACATCCCCGAGTATACTCTAGCGAGACCATCGTGGAATATTCTAGAACATGGGTTTTTCCTATTGTACGCTGTCGACATCGTAAATAATTTGGGCGGCTCGTTGTGTATTGTTCACGTCGCCAcacacttattaataattacatcattataatatattaataactttacaaACTCATGATGAACAACTTGTCaacttaataaactaatatattaacatttaacgtGTTTTGTGtatctgtgtgtgtgtatacaaaatataaaatattaacataacctctaataataataataatgataataatctgTTATCATAACATTAGTAAATTTTTACCTATCAAAAAATTCTCTCTTTCGAATTGGTTCAGATACTATTTTTGGATCATTAATATGAACTAATATTTTAGCACCAAGATATAGTTGTTGGTCATTTAGAAGAAATTCACCATTATTTggattaattttgtttgtatcaTTTTGCATGACATAGTTTCTTTGCATAAAACATAGAAGTATTTCTTTATACATTGCTACTACCATATCATGTAGATCTGTGATAACAACTTgttgtgtttgaaaaaattggttaaatctaaaaacaaattgcatttattttattttattttaaaatcatataattgtatacgtttattattttgattcattatcaaattaattataaaaatatttaaaatttaaaccactcaaacaaaataaatcggATTATTTCGGACACGACTGCTACGAAGTACAAATACGGaacaacaaattaacaacCAACAAGGAATTAACAGGCAATAACACGCTAATGATTAGCGATTAGCGGCTAATAAAGGCAAATACTAGCAATTCTtaacaaagttaaaaataaattataattctaaaatccCAAGTGATTTCACCATacataaagattattttatatatattatataatcaggTGTTTCATTAATGTGCTCATATTAACtggaaaagttttaaaaaaaattgatagttAAGTAGAATTTATAGTACAAATTTGCGGTTTTCGaccgatatttttaaattatcgtaCATTTAGGTAGGATACATCATATGTCATCCTACATCCTATAAATACCACTTATTCTCGTACGAGTACGAGAATTATCCTACGTGTGGCACCACTGACCCGCGCACAACAACGCgacgtagtataatataatagggcTACAGACCCGCGCGACCCAACGACGCggcgtagtataatataataaggctACACACGCGAGACAACGGTATAAGGGCTGCCTTGGGTATAACAGACGGCATTATGCAACGCCTATACAAAATACCTAGAAGGCAAGCCACACGTGCTACGCGGCATcacaaaagaaaagaaaaggcGACGGAGAGCCGGAGCACGCACACAACAACGCTACGACAATGGCGACAACAACGTGGTTTTTAACGACCAGTGCCATGACAATTAGGTCTTGGGAGACGCGGGCGCAGGGGGAATCAGTGTCCCCACCGTCTGGCAACACTGACAAATCTGGTCCGAACAACAACAGTTAGGGCGTACTGGCTCCTTCAACTGAccggaaatttttttttaaagtgtctcAAATAcagtctattattattatctaatctaATATCTAAATACAGCACTTATGTTTTCtcagttgaaaattcaaaatataaataatgacagTAGATAGATGACAGGTTTTAGAAATATAGGTAtggtaatgattatttattgtctcaaggaattaataataatttatgaagtttagttttttaaattttttaatctgcagtgtatattttttgttctaatagttttacaaaatataacaattaaggatgtttgattttgatttatccAATGGTGAAATaaggattaataaaatacaataaaacctCTACTCAATTTTCAAgccttaattattaaaattatatgaattttttaaatccaatATCCCAAAAATATTGCcctttaattattgttttttcagtttttatcaacattttttttttcgaatagtatttttaaaatatgtggtATTACAAAAACGtaacaattaaacaataggaattataatttctatttatagtagtaggattattattgtattatttatgtgatattttatagattatatataaaccaaaaactattattataataagttatttatacaaccaaactaaacaatatattatggtgaAATTTCTATTGCTGGTAAGTTAATCGTTCTTTCGATTTTCGACATCCTTACGAGTCAGACATCaattaaatcgatattttttaatttttttaattattcaattgaaaaaaaaaattgaagaaagTTAAAAATGCAACACCTtggatataaatatgataataatggcATCAAGAATGGAACAAGGtaagtattttgaatatattctgATGTtaggaaatttaaatttaaaaacttctaTAATAGAAATTTCTGCCCAtcaaaagtttttgaaaaaatttaaataaattttaacattatataggtacttaggtaggtagttatatACAGAATTtcggtatattatgtattttattagttgcctatctacctatttttttcaaatgcaggtggtttttaattttttatagttcttTTTAGTTCCTATCATCAATTAACAATttgcatgtatatattttggtttaataataataactaggaTAAGAAGTTGATGAccttcaaaacattaaaaaattacctaaaaattataaatatttattttaagttattaaaaatatattatttttattttattttatttttatttttttatatactttacgCCAATCGGCATTTAACAATAGTGCATGTaggtaacaattaaataacaaattaacagTAATAAGCTAAAAAGAggaaaaaaactataacaaaaactaGAGCTTACAAACAGCAAATGTAGCCTGAGAACGCAGCCAAAACACTAGGATACATTTAGATTAGAAACTCTGAGCATTCTATGAAGCGGATGATTGAAACCGTAGGCTGTAGAGTGATAGGGAACATAAAACTGGTCCAGGTTTCGTATTCCAAGGGTAGGAACTTTGAATGGAATTTCAGCCAGTAAATTAGGAGCGTCTAAAGTACCATTTGGAAGAGAAGCTAAAAAGCGTACATCTATATCGGTGCGGCGAGAGGAGAGAGATgggatattaaatatattccgCAGTTGGACATAGTCACAGGGGGACACGTCAGTTTTACTCATAAATGCTAAGTAGCTTAAAAAGCGATTTTGTACCTGCTCTAACTTATGCTGGTGTCTTGCAAGGTACGGGTTAGTaaagtaatacattatattataataataataataattatattataatgtataataataataataataattatattataatgtattactttACAAAATGAATTACCTTTCATAATAACTGAACAATCTTTCCAGATGTACCCTATGATTTAGTGCAAAAGCTCTGATTAATCTAAATCCTTCATCCATGTTATGGGCAGGCAATAATGGAAGGCATAACAGAAATTTTAACGCCTTCAATGCATTTTCGTTGCTATTAATATGATGTAAGTATCCCAATTTCtgcatttttttccaaacagcctaaaaaacataagtggagtgttaatacaatttatacaaacattcatatttgtttgtaatacTTAATTAGGTACCACTTACTTGATTGTGATGAAACCAACATCCAACAGAACGAGCTCCTGGAAAAACGGATATCAGTACATCCCTCAAAGCTATTTCATAGTCTGTGATTATAATTTCAGGAGTCAAATTTGGtaacagattatttttaatgaatcgaATGACATAATCATTgcttattatcatttataatcattgttCCTGCTTTTACTCTCcatcaatacataaataattggtatagactaaaaatatttaagtaagtatttaaaattaattactaattttaaaatctaatttttaaaaattttatttttataggtgtATGTAATAATGTCTTACATAGTTCTGAATCATACAGTGAAAAGTAAACAATTGATAGCCCATATTTCTGGGTACCACCTTGAATGTAGCATCCGCATGTATTTTAGAAATACCATCTCTTACTAAATTCTGGATTAAATTAGTACAGGCTAAAACAACGTTTCTCCTACCATCAACATCttgtacacactacacatGCCTTAAAAAACGGAGCATTACAACAAGAAAAACATTGAAGTTCTCCATTTTCAAACTGTGCCACCAAGTCTTCTAAAGAATTTGGCATTGTAGGCATGGAACTGCGTCTACTATATCGCATGATAGATTCAGCAGTAGACCATGGGTACAATGCTGCTGCATCCATATGCCTGTTTcagatgaaattaataataatattaataaattattgttatacattttacctaAACTAAAGTGATTTACCTTCTTGCCTCTTcatcgtatatattttttaacagccCATTCTCTGTAGAAGCTCTTTATTTCAACACTCCgcgaaaatttataattaaattgtcattttCACTTGGATCGTGATTGTGTGGtttaagaacaattttttGACCATTCGGTAATCTTTTTAAAGACCCGGTACAAAAATGTGTGCGAGCTTTGctgcatttaaaataactgaaatattaatatagcagtgatttattaagaaatagatatattcataaatatataaacattaagatCTAGTAGTTTTGAAAAAGATAGTAAATCTAGTAAACTAACAACATATGATTGTATAAAGgactaaaatttgaaaaatctatttagtttaaaaatataatatatgttatatgtatagttgtattataatttaaatgtttaattttacttgtaaAAAAGTGATTATTCcaattgttgtttataataaatcagcataatattctatttaattgttatatttatttatggtacTAAACAAAGTTAAACTATGATATaactctttaattattttttcttttatattataaaacaatcttctaataatttaataattattaaattagtccTCGGAAGTTGATgcatattgcattttttttttttttattggaacatatttttaaacgatgtTTTCCTGGCCACAAATGTATTTCTCTAGCATGTGAATctgaataactaatatttatctttttggtgtttattgcttttaagtcattttcccaaatttttagtaattttttattaattttacactaCTTCACTTCTTATCGTTTCTTGTCAATTATTATGCCGATAACTTAAAACTtggaaatttaacaaatatttgtaatttttcttatttaattttatatggacgtttttcatttttatatcataatattttgaatagtttGTAAGCATTGATAAATTTGTACAGAATTttagagtaaaatattttttacagtgaTAAGTCAGTGATAGTGTGAGCTCATTGTGTATTTGTCCGTGTTCAATTTGCCTActgtcttcatttttttttgttattcttgaaaataacagtttattatagtttctcacctatataatttaattaaagagtttagaaaacaaatagttttaactGCTTTAACTTGTATTATCATTCGGTAGTTTGTAAAATCTacgttgtaataaaatatattcggaCAATTACAATAAAGATGATCGAATtcaaaccataaaaatatccGTTATTCAGAGTGttctgtatttataaatttccttTAAGTCTAAGGGATATTCTACtgtgtaatgtaatataatattataaatcaataatttctatggatttaatattatttttatttatattttaaattagcattttgataattattatattatattataaatgtgttctATAGTGaacacttaaataaaaattattatttataagttgtaagacaaatttttattcagttataacataaatattaccagCAGCCCCTAtagaataagataaaaaaaaaaatgaaataaataattaagtaggtatctgtaatattaaataaatttcaattaaattgttttattgaaaaaatactttcaCACATTCAAAGAATCTGAAGTAgacttgtatttaaaataaatacctccTCGACCCTCGTTTAGGTGTCATGTCGTAATGATTacgaattaacattttttccatGATGAAGACAGAATAGTATATTGTCTAATATTGATTGTTATAAACAGTAAGGTGAATGCCAAGAGAAGGATTCAAGGGTAGCATACAAGTATTGTTATAAGAAttgcttatatattttattctaaaaatctgtttattttttgagccgttagtgttaaaaatataataaaaacgaacAACGGggcaaattgtttaaaatgtataaaaataatgttatacattgtagttgatttacaataactaatgtataataaacattattataataaattataattcgtctactatatttatgattacctaatattatacactgttaCACTACTCAGGCCCTTAGCTTActcttgtaaaatttttttttaatcgtacaGTTTACGGCACCCAcccattttttgtaaatacccaaaaaaataatacttgtaaaatttgaaatcaatCGTTCAATTTTAAGCCGTGCCCCCAGGCACTTGAAGTTGAGtagttttgtcattttttacaGAAAAGTCTGTACCTATAGTgtgttataacttttttttttttaccaaaaaatattaaacaataaatatcgtGTCGGAAATCATATGAGGATCtcaaaaatgtcattttatacattattacattgtttattactgagataattacaattttaagtaaaaaatatgaaaaagctCATAAAATCCGACTTAATggtattttttcgtttttttatttataccagtCGAACGgttcaaaatacaataaaattacataggtatatacaaaattgtttaaaattaaattttctaaaaaaaatatgttttaagtaatttgAGTTTGATAATACGTTACAgacttttagttaaatatacagtaaacacatctaaataaatatattattaaaatatttatacaatttttctttaaaaaatacacttaaaaatatataataatttatatatatatatttatatctattggGAAATCTTTTCCTACAATCTCcagaatatacaaaataataatgtagataatgatataataataatcgatacAACAGCAGTAAATAGTGGTCAAATAGGAGGTACTTGTGTTTTGCTTGAACGACATTTAGGAaagaaattactttatttaccCCCCTAACTAAGGGGTGTTATTGAACACTAACAATTCTTGGCTTTGTATTTCGATGACTGGGCTCACGGTTATTGTTCAATCTAAATTCTAagaatgtacaatgtacattgcaCATTTTGATGTTCTTGCTGTGatcttatactttaaaatatacactaaaaCCTGTCTACTATGGAAACTGTTGAAACccggtattttttttcaatttttaacagtttCCATTTATTATCAGGTTTCCgtttatattttccattttttattatgacagatgtttgttattttatatttgcgtttatctattattacttatttatattatacctattttttttaataactcaatggaattataatataatgattcaaaattttattacataccaCCCAAAAGCTGTGAGAATTCATCATTTGTTTGCTTTGCATATCTAGCTAGAATTTTGAGTCTTATTTTACTTAGTTATAGTTAAAGAATAAAGTTATACTCTTTTCACACTAGCAAGTTCGCACATTTGCTTTCTTATTActtgttattatactaaattataacactactAGATCATTAAATAACAGAATAAActaatgacaataaaatacttgatatAATTGGTACTTAGATCAAGTTATTTAGATAGAAATTCAGGTTTTATATTACACAAGTTGACTGTAATACACTTTacgcaataattattataagttataaagttaaaatatttatttcctagtgataattttgtttaaatagacttaatttaaactaaaatgtgattattataattgttatcgtaatatcgttataatattatttatttttcgttctTAAGCGAGGTAATTCATTTGGTTgtcaaataatttcatttttatttttcactccATACACTTCCatacaaattactaaaaaaatcatctgTTTAATCTtacaaataaagtaaaaaacaaatgtcGATTACGTTGTACAATGCatacttattactattatatactatatagttacaaAATACTTTACTGCGctgagataaaaaaatttagttccaatattttcataacatttatagGTGAAATGAATTTAGTCAATGACATACTTCCATATTGACAACATTGAGttctttctttaaaaatgaCCAGTTCACATACATAGTTTAGTTAACTCAGTGCGAGTCAAATAATTAGCATACTTTTTCGATTTGTACATGTATGGATTTTTTGGGTTTTGAGTATATATCGTAAAAAATACAGGGTTCTGAAATGAGGTGTTCAAGTTATAAGAATTTCACGTTGCTCATTTTTTCtagacttaaaaaaattataatttgcgaCTTTCCAGATAGCTATAGTTATGCTGAAGATTTTCAGATAAAAATCGATAGGCAAGTTTTAAGAGAAAACTGTAATTGAAAAGTAGATGTATCCATTTCATGCAGTCCAGTAGGCCACTAATAAcagttgtattttatgttcagATATTACATCAGTATAGACAACGTATGAtaaacgacaaaaaaaaatgccgGTACTATTTAAATCGTTAGACGAAGCTTatgaaatgataaattatcacTAAAATTATGTGAACAAATTAACggaaatcaaaaa encodes the following:
- the LOC126555117 gene encoding uncharacterized protein LOC126555117, producing MENNESSVARVAVKIPEFISSDPELWFAMVEGSFASAGIKIDSTKFGYVVGALPPKYAVEVKDIIMAPPSENRYVKIKQELVKRLSASQEEKTRQLLERVEMGDRKPSQFLRHLQSLADTSIPETLLKTLWMGRLPKSIQVALAIVKDCKLEDLAAHADNIADASGPMLPQIAESTVSNTLEATLNLKLSQLALGINQEITALRKEIAEINTRPARGRSPDPSAHRSRSRSRSRNSHGVNGICWYHWRFGSNSQKCVKPCTYKSEN